In a genomic window of Paraburkholderia phenazinium:
- a CDS encoding RNA polymerase sigma factor, producing MEPPPTPDPMLERERDLTATILRERSKLGHFIRRRVRDPSEAEDILQDVFHEFVQAYRLPAPIEQVSAWLFRVARNRIIDVFRKKREQPLAETVSEPDDDSEFRLDLALPSYEAGPEAVYARSVLLDALQAALDELPGNQREVFVAHELEGRSFKELAAESGVSVNTLLARKRYAVLHLRTSLQTVYDELDI from the coding sequence ATGGAACCGCCGCCGACCCCGGACCCGATGCTCGAACGAGAACGCGACCTCACTGCAACCATCTTGCGTGAGCGTAGCAAGCTTGGGCATTTCATCCGGCGCCGGGTGCGCGATCCGAGTGAAGCGGAAGACATCTTGCAGGATGTCTTTCACGAGTTCGTGCAGGCCTACCGGCTGCCCGCGCCGATCGAACAGGTCAGCGCATGGCTGTTCCGGGTGGCGCGCAATCGCATCATCGATGTGTTCCGCAAGAAACGGGAGCAGCCGCTGGCCGAGACCGTGAGCGAGCCGGACGACGACAGCGAGTTCCGGCTGGATCTCGCGCTGCCGTCCTACGAAGCGGGTCCGGAAGCGGTCTATGCACGATCGGTGTTGCTCGACGCCCTGCAAGCGGCGCTCGACGAATTGCCGGGCAATCAGCGCGAAGTTTTCGTCGCGCATGAACTCGAAGGGCGCAGCTTCAAGGAACTGGCTGCCGAGAGCGGCGTCAGCGTGAACACGCTGCTCGCGCGCAAGCGTTATGCGGTGCTGCATCTGCGCACCAGCTTGCAGACTGTGTATGACGAGTTGGATATTTAA
- a CDS encoding 4Fe-4S dicluster domain-containing protein has protein sequence MRQASTAACKQAAGVIAPVVDFKRCEGKGDCAVVCPENVFEIRKIDDEDYQQLGMLHKFKLRVHGLQVAYTPNADACRACGLCVTACPERAITLARVK, from the coding sequence ATGAGACAGGCATCGACGGCTGCTTGCAAGCAGGCCGCGGGCGTCATCGCCCCGGTGGTGGACTTCAAACGCTGCGAAGGCAAGGGCGATTGCGCGGTCGTATGTCCCGAGAACGTGTTCGAAATCCGCAAGATCGACGACGAAGACTATCAGCAGTTAGGCATGCTTCATAAATTCAAGCTGCGGGTACATGGTTTGCAGGTTGCGTACACGCCGAACGCCGACGCTTGCCGGGCCTGCGGTTTGTGCGTAACCGCCTGTCCGGAGCGTGCCATCACGTTAGCGCGCGTGAAATGA
- a CDS encoding pyridoxamine 5'-phosphate oxidase family protein, translated as MTSAETSVPPSLRTRVRRVAQRGQYDRVTLHALLDEAYVCHVAFADEHGVHCIPTACWREGDYLYIHGSNGSRMLKLAGSGAQFCVTVTHLDGLVLARSAFNHSMNYRSAVIYGVFEAVPDDHKSAALDVFLEGIAPGRSKEVRPGNAKELAATTVLRVALNEAACKVRTGGPKDDEEDMGLAVWAGVLPMGLSPLAPVVDEAAARIGAPDYVRQWQAVAADRVGEEA; from the coding sequence ATGACCTCTGCGGAAACCAGCGTTCCCCCTTCTCTTCGCACTCGCGTGCGCCGCGTTGCCCAGCGCGGTCAATATGATCGCGTGACCCTGCATGCCCTGCTCGACGAGGCCTACGTGTGTCACGTCGCGTTTGCCGACGAGCACGGCGTGCATTGCATTCCCACTGCGTGCTGGCGCGAGGGCGACTATCTCTACATCCATGGCTCAAACGGCAGCCGCATGCTGAAGCTGGCGGGCAGCGGGGCGCAGTTTTGCGTGACGGTCACGCATCTCGATGGGCTGGTGCTGGCGCGCTCGGCGTTCAACCATTCGATGAACTATCGTTCCGCCGTGATCTACGGTGTCTTCGAGGCGGTGCCGGACGACCACAAAAGTGCCGCGCTGGACGTTTTCCTCGAAGGTATCGCGCCGGGGCGGTCCAAAGAAGTGCGGCCGGGCAATGCGAAAGAGCTGGCCGCAACGACCGTGCTGCGCGTGGCGCTGAACGAGGCGGCGTGCAAGGTTCGCACGGGCGGTCCGAAGGACGACGAAGAGGATATGGGCCTGGCGGTTTGGGCGGGCGTGTTGCCGATGGGATTGTCGCCGCTGGCGCCGGTGGTGGACGAGGCTGCCGCGCGTATCGGCGCGCCGGACTATGTGCGGCAGTGGCAGGCGGTTGCGGCGGACCGGGTGGGGGAGGAGGCGTAG